The nucleotide sequence TGTCTTTGCCGTTCCCGAATCGAATGAAATCGTCATTGCCGGGCCTGCTGCGGGCTGGCAGTACAACGAACAAGGCCAGCCCGTTTCTGTTCGCGACGGTCAGCCGACCCTCCAGCTGGATGACCTGGTGACAGTGCTGCGGACCTTCGCCCGCGGGAACGCGGACTTTGGCTGCTCCATCAACACTCGCGATGAAGGGGTGAAAGCCCTCAAGGAATTCGTTGAGAAATCGCAGGCCAAAGGACCAATCAACAAGGGCGGCGTCGGCGCCTGGGTCAATCAGATCCAGCAGAAACTGGGACGTCAGGACGTCGTGGTTTGGGGTGTCCCCGCTGAAAGTCGTGTGGCTCGCGTGATCGTGGAAGCGGACTACCGGATGAAGCTGATTGGCATCAACAAGTTGCCAGCCGGTAAGGAGATTCCCGGTTACTTCGATCTGCTGCCTGTTGCCGAACAGAAGGCTCAACCCAATATGGACGCCCTGCGATGGTGGCTCACCATTCAGTGCGATGCTGTGATGCACAGCGAAGATCGTAACACATTCGAAATTCAGGGCTCGTCGGTCCTGTGCCTTTCGGAAAACCAGTTGGTGACCGCCGAAGGAAAGCATGTCCCCACCGGCAAGTCCGAACCAACGAATCGTCTGTTCGCGCAGAACTTCACGTCCCACTATGCGACGCTGGCAAAGAAAGACCTGGTCTTCGCAGACGCTCAGAACATCTTCAACATGGCCCTGTGCTCGGCCCTGATCCAGTCTGAAGACCTGCGAGGCAAAACCGGCTGGAACATGGGAGTCTTCGCTCCCAATGGTGGCTATGCACCAGCCAGCTATCCTGCCGCGACGGAAGTGGAATCGGTTGTCAACCACCGGGTTTACCGAGGCCGCGATATCGTAGTCCAGGCAGCTGGTGGGGTCCGATGCGACGTGATGGCCCTTGCGAAAGACCCTGTTCGCAACAAGCTCGCTCCGCAGCTGGAAGAAACTGCCAAAGTTCAGCAGGTTCAGTCGGTCGCTGTCGGACGCTGGTGGTGGGACGCGGTGAAATAAGCCCACTTGCCAAGGCGGGATGGTCTCCGACAAGAGCGGTCTTGATCGAACGGGCACTCTCCGGCAACAATCATCGCCTCGATTGGGCTTGATGAATTCAACAGTCATGTCGAACGGCTCTTCGGAGCCGTTCGATTTTTTATTGGGGTAGAAAAAACCGCCATGCAAGTCGTGATCACTGCAGTGGGGCCGGATAACCGAGGGCTGGCCGACCCGATTGTTCATCTTGTTTCGGCGGCAGGGGCCAACATCTACGAAATCCAGATGTACGATCACGATTCCGAACGACTGTTCGCAATGTTGCTCCGCATTGATTGGCCTCTGGGGCCCGAGAGCGTCGCTGAACTTCGTGAAAAAATGAACGAAATCGGCCGACTGAAAGGCCTGTCGATTCGAACCTGGTCGCGGGATGAACATCAGTCCCGTTCGCGACTTCCTCGACTGGCCATTTGCACGACCTACCGGCCGGAACCTGCCCTCGCACTGCTTCGTTCGATGCGCGACAAGCGACTGCTCGCCACCCCGGCCGTCATGATTGGCAACCGTGACAGTTGTCGAGGAGTTGCCGAACAATTCGGTGTTGAGTGGCACCAGATCGGTGATGCGAAGGGAGAACCCGACAATCAACGAATGGTGGAACTTTTCGACCAGTATGATGTCGACTACATCATCCTGGCCCGCTACATGCGAGTCTTGCCGGCGAGCACCTGCTGGCGTTTTGCCGGGCGGATCATCAACCTGCACCACGGCCTGCTCCCCCCCTTCCCCGGCTTTCGCCCCTATGAAGATGCCTTCCAGCATCGCATGCTGACCTACGGAGCGACGATTCATTTCATTGTGCCCGAGCTGGATGCGGGAAATCAGATTATCAATCAGAGCACCTTCACAGTTTTTCCCGGAACGCCTCTGGAGCAGATCAAACGCCAGGGGGAAACCGATCACGAACCGAGTTGCCTGGTGGAAGGAGTTCGCCGCGTGGTCGACCGGGAAGTCGAACTTCATTTCCACCGCGTGGTCCGGCACGTGCCTCACGGTTGAATCATGTCCACTGATCCGACAGAATCAGATCTTTAAACGGGAAGGGATGCCGTATGATTGAAGTAAAGAAGGCGCTTGCAATTCGCTTGATGGATGCCACCGATCTGGATCGGGGATTCCTCGACGCATTACGAGCCCTGAAGCCAATCGAGTTGACGGATCAACAAGCGATCGATGTCTACCGTGACCGCTTGAAGTCCAGGATCCGGACTTACGTGGCACTGATCGATGGAAACATCGCCGGAACCGCATCTGTCTTCATCGAACCCAAGTTCATCCATTCAGGCGGGGTGGTCGGTCACATCGAAGATGTCGCCGTCCATCCGAATTACCAGAAGCACGGCGTCGGCCGAGCACTCGTGGAGCACCTGCTCGAAGTCTGCCGGGACTTCAAGTGCTACAAGGTAATTCTGGATTGCGCCGAAGGGGTGATTCCTTTCTACGAACGCCTCGGCTTCCATCGTTGGGAACGAGCCATGCGAATCGACTTGTGATCCCGTCGAATCACCCAGTCCAAATCTGCTGAATATATTTCCGAAGCGGCGATGTTCCGTCACCGCAGCGCAACCACTGCATTTTCTTTCCGGCTGACTGAATGTCCGCCCGGCAACCGATGGTCCAGAGACCGACCAATACGATGCCCCTGTTCGCGTGCAAAACAACGCGAGCCCGGCTGGAGCCGACGCGCCGGAGGTCCCGAATTGTGCTCGGGAACCACTGCGGCACTGCGGTCGGCGTCCGGGATCCACTGTCATCGAATCGAATTTCCTGTCGGCACCCCTATCAGTCCTCCCATCGTTGCTGTCGAACGCCACGAAGTCCCTCTCTTGCCCCTCCTCTTCATCTGTCCCAAATCTTGTCGTATCCAATTCGATAATGCGCGCTGCACTTTGTTGAGCACCTTGAGCACCTAATCGTCGAAACCCCTGTTTTACAAGCGTTTGAATTAGATGCTCAAGTTGCTCAACTCGTGAGCATCTTGAGCATCTAATCATCGAACAAAATCTCCCCAAGTTCGTCGAATGAATCCGAACATCTGGAAACGCTCGTCCCCCCGAAGCGACTCCCACTGCGACCTCCAGCACATGCACCAACGCAACGGCGGCATGCTGCATGCCCACAACCCTGCCGGTGATGGCCTCTCAAAACCCAAGAGCGCTGAAGCAGGAGAAGCCTCTCTTCAAGTAGCCCTGGCGGTCCCTCGCCAGGAAAGCCGAATCGCCAATCCCCTAGCCAATCACGCTGATCCAACTCCACGCGAAACCCGTAGCCCCCCTCCCCCGGATTCATCCTCAGCAGCCCGTTCATGTCGAGACCTCGATAGCAGGCACTCCCTTCCAACAGTCTCCCCAATCGATCGCGAAAATTATCGAGGGACCCGCGCACCAAAAACCGGCGTAGCCGCCGCATCTCGCCGCTTACGTCTTAAGGAATCCACTGCAACCATCGCACCCCTCCATAGCCTCTCCGGCCCTCTGAAAAAATGCGGCGTTTCCACACCACCCTTGGCCAGCCGGGCCAGTCCCCCCGAAACGCTTTAACCTTCAATCTCCGCAGCACATGGGACTGGCCACCGGCTGGCCAAGGGCTGGCCAGTTGGCCAGTCCCCTCCAGCGTCACGGTCATTCGCTTCACTTCGAACTGGACTCTCAATCACGACCAATCGCAAGCGGTCCCGAATTTCTCACCACCACTCCCACAATTACGAGCAGTGTGGTCATCCGACCAAATCACGGCGAGTCCAAGTATCCAGACATTTGGAAAGGGACTCTGACTCGAAGACCCAGCGAATAAGCTGTCCGTGGCGAACCAGGAATCAAGGTGGCTATGAGTCAACGAAGAACCGAGCAGCAAATCGGGAAATCAGGGTCGCGGTGGCGGCAGTGCATTCCGGAGCATCAGGGTACGGGGACCCATCAGCGCCGAAACAGAAGAAGCCTCTCTTCAAGGAGCCCTGGCGGTCCCTCGCCAGGAAAGCCGAATCGCAACGCCGCCGACCTATCAAGTCCATCCAGGCCCAACGCGAAACCCGTAGCCCCTTCCCCCGAATTCATCATTATCAGCCCCTTCGTAGCAAGACATCGATAACTGGAACTGCTTTTCCACGTGCATCGCGTTTGGGGCAGTGAATTCCTGCAAAACTTCACCCGCTATGTTTCGGTGTCGGTTTGTCCGTGTTGACTTCTCCCAGATAGACCGCGCCAGAGTGTTCCATGGCAACGCTCCTGAACCGCACGCGTAGAACAGTCTCCGCTGCGGGGGCGGATCCCAGGTTCATCGTATGCAAGAGGCTCCGCATCGAGCCGGGGAAGTTCGTGGCAATGCTCCAGCCGATCAGTGAGCCATGCTTGTCCTCACCGATTGCAACTTGACGATGTTTGAGACAGACCTTGACAAAACGGCATTCATGTAACAATGTAAGTTACATGAAACGCGACGGCAAACTTTCCGGCGTCCTCCACGTCCTGCTCCATATGGCAGAACAACAGGGACCCGTCACATCTGAAGATCTCGCCAGGATGATGGCGACCAATCCGGTTGTCGTCCGGCGGGTCATGGCTGGCCTGCGGCAGAGGGGATATGTGCAATCGGAAAAGGGACACGGCGGCGGGTGGACGCTGGCCTGTGATCTCACGAAGGTAACGTTGGGAGACATCTATGTCGCGCTCGGGAGCCCTATGCTCCTGGCTGTCGGCATTCGTTCCAGCTCCCCTGAATGTCTCGTAGAACAGGCTGTGAATGCCGCACTGGGACAGGCATTTAATGACGCTGAGGAATTGCTGCTGGCTCGCTTCGGAGAGGTGACGCTCGCGGAACTCAGTAAAGACATTCACGAGCGGATCGCGGCCCGTGGGATGTCTCAGCCTCATGAAGGACACAGCCATGGTCCCTGAAAAAATCACTCCGCACGACGCGTTTTCCGATGCTCGACTGGTGGCACGGTACGCAGACGGTCCGCCGCGAATAGTGCCCGGGTTTGCAGATATGCAGCGAATGTCGACTTTGCTCCTGGCCGAGCGAGTACCCGACGGGGGGCGTGTTCTCGTCGTCGGGGCGGGAGGTGGATTGGAGCTGAAGACCTTTGCACAGGCTTATCCCACCTGGACGTTTGATGGCGTTGATCCGTCGTCAAAGATGATCGAACTGGCTGTGCAGACTTTGGGGACTCTTGCTTCGCGGGTTCAATTGCACGAGGGGACCATTGATGCCGCACCGGCTGGACCATTCGACGCGGCGACCTGTCTACTGACCATGCACTTCTTGAGTCTCCCTGAGCGTCTGCGAACGGCAGTTGAGGTTCGTCGCCGACTGAAGCCGGGTTCCCCTTTCGTGGTGGTTCACATGAGTATTCCCGCAGAGCAAGACGAGAGAACGAGCTGGATGTCACGGTACGCTGCATTCGCCATCTCTTCCGGGATAGACGCCCACGACGCCCAGAAGTCGAGTCAGGCCATCAAGGCGCATTTGAATTTCCTCTCTCCGCAGCAGGACGAAAGCATCTTGCGCGAGGCGGGGTTCTCCCGAATCAGCTTGTTCTATGTGGGATTTACGTTTCGTGGCTGGGTCGCCTACGCCTGATCAGTTCCAGCGCCCATCGTTGGGGAACGGAAGTGCTTCAGGTCCGTTCACTACGAATTCCGGCACGAAGCAACCAAGAATCCGTGGAGTTCTCGCGTTAGTCACGCGAAACGTTCCCTTGAACTGCCTGAATCCTTGAGCCTTTCATCGCTCTCTAACGAGTGTGTTCAATTTGAGACGAAACGTCTATGATGAGGTGCTGTAGAGTCGGCTAAAGTCGGATCACGTCAGGTACAGTGAGTGTGGCTTCCGGAGTCGCGATGGTATCCCTTGTTTAATGAGAACTCGCGTCATTTGGATTCCATTTTAATTTGAAAATTGCTTCGGTTCCAATCCCCTCTTTCTCATCAGACTTTGCGATCAAATAGACTGTCAGTTTCAAGGACCCTGCGATGTTCGAAGGCACGACGA is from Schlesneria sp. DSM 10557 and encodes:
- a CDS encoding DUF1598 domain-containing protein, which translates into the protein MVRFGRLNFNTTFLHRSLTLCGCLIAMSTASQAANSPAQMNHAAVVADHLSAGEFGLALDQALVAPTPEERAALLTQVAAAQQAAGETDAAAGTLKRIPRRSRLENAPAAPRALQGGVQADFQTLMRLIRENTKSKWEEEDGEGGAMSPFPTGVKVSPTGLLHRVSAAEQSGELASLGVKARQADINEDVAQYSELRMVSLTRLERAVARRIEEGLPVPETMSQLAGLSHIKYVFAVPESNEIVIAGPAAGWQYNEQGQPVSVRDGQPTLQLDDLVTVLRTFARGNADFGCSINTRDEGVKALKEFVEKSQAKGPINKGGVGAWVNQIQQKLGRQDVVVWGVPAESRVARVIVEADYRMKLIGINKLPAGKEIPGYFDLLPVAEQKAQPNMDALRWWLTIQCDAVMHSEDRNTFEIQGSSVLCLSENQLVTAEGKHVPTGKSEPTNRLFAQNFTSHYATLAKKDLVFADAQNIFNMALCSALIQSEDLRGKTGWNMGVFAPNGGYAPASYPAATEVESVVNHRVYRGRDIVVQAAGGVRCDVMALAKDPVRNKLAPQLEETAKVQQVQSVAVGRWWWDAVK
- a CDS encoding formyltransferase family protein translates to MQVVITAVGPDNRGLADPIVHLVSAAGANIYEIQMYDHDSERLFAMLLRIDWPLGPESVAELREKMNEIGRLKGLSIRTWSRDEHQSRSRLPRLAICTTYRPEPALALLRSMRDKRLLATPAVMIGNRDSCRGVAEQFGVEWHQIGDAKGEPDNQRMVELFDQYDVDYIILARYMRVLPASTCWRFAGRIINLHHGLLPPFPGFRPYEDAFQHRMLTYGATIHFIVPELDAGNQIINQSTFTVFPGTPLEQIKRQGETDHEPSCLVEGVRRVVDREVELHFHRVVRHVPHG
- a CDS encoding GNAT family N-acetyltransferase — encoded protein: MIEVKKALAIRLMDATDLDRGFLDALRALKPIELTDQQAIDVYRDRLKSRIRTYVALIDGNIAGTASVFIEPKFIHSGGVVGHIEDVAVHPNYQKHGVGRALVEHLLEVCRDFKCYKVILDCAEGVIPFYERLGFHRWERAMRIDL
- a CDS encoding Rrf2 family transcriptional regulator, which encodes MKRDGKLSGVLHVLLHMAEQQGPVTSEDLARMMATNPVVVRRVMAGLRQRGYVQSEKGHGGGWTLACDLTKVTLGDIYVALGSPMLLAVGIRSSSPECLVEQAVNAALGQAFNDAEELLLARFGEVTLAELSKDIHERIAARGMSQPHEGHSHGP
- a CDS encoding class I SAM-dependent methyltransferase; translation: MVPEKITPHDAFSDARLVARYADGPPRIVPGFADMQRMSTLLLAERVPDGGRVLVVGAGGGLELKTFAQAYPTWTFDGVDPSSKMIELAVQTLGTLASRVQLHEGTIDAAPAGPFDAATCLLTMHFLSLPERLRTAVEVRRRLKPGSPFVVVHMSIPAEQDERTSWMSRYAAFAISSGIDAHDAQKSSQAIKAHLNFLSPQQDESILREAGFSRISLFYVGFTFRGWVAYA